The genomic interval AACTGCTCAGTACTCACTTGAACATTGGTAATGATCCCTGATGATTTGAATTCACACTGGAATCTGGAGGCTCTGCAGGGACTTATCCTCAGTGACAAACAATTACGATAGGAAACAGCTTTGCAGCTATAAAATCATAGTAAGATTGAACTTTTTACTTTGAAGTGAGTTTCTTATTTTAAGAGGTAAGATTTTTTACTTTGTTGGTAAATGGAGatactctattttttaaaatgtactgtaTTTACAAACATGGTCGAGAAACAAGTCAGGTGGAATCATGCAGTTATAAAATGATAGGCAGTGGAAACAGATTTTCAAAGACTCACCTTGTATTTTATTAGTAAATTATGCAGAATGATCAGGCATAAAACCAAGTTTTCATAAATTCTTTAATTATATATCCATTGTGAAGAACAGAATCAACATGACCTGCAAAGCTATACATGCATAGCATTTCAGCAAAAGGCTAACAAAACCTGCTTTGTTTATGGACTGAATGTGCCAGACTCCCAAGTACCACTGTAAACAAATGAGGGTGTAAGTGTAGACTGTGAGTCAATCTGCCCATTGCTGGGTAAAACCTTGGTAAATCTCTTAACTTCTGAGGTTGAATATTGAGCAGTGTCCTCTGTTGAAAATAATGTGAATTCATTCTGGCATACTCCAGTTAGAAAACACTGTGACACTGGGTAAGGAGTTGGTGTATCCTAACAAATAATTACTAATAATTTGctaaatatctatattttatttaatgataaatTAATTTACAAATTACTTTAAAGAATGATGATTTATTTAGaagaatttaaagtatttaatGAGTTTACAACTGAAAGTCAGATTGGTAAATTTAATGTGAGCATTATTCAGCTTTACAGTCTTTGTTATCAAAATCACCAACAAATCACCTTTCTATGTATTAACCATAGAAAAGCTGAAATGCTGCCTTCTTGTCTTTCTCTGAATTGTGTATGGTTTGAACCACATTGTGACTATTTATTAACAGTGTGATTGCTAACAGTTATAAATAGAATTAAACATGCCTGGTTTTTATATCTAATactcttttgaaattttatttttatttagtttctatGAGTGTTGCCTGCTGTACAAACATGCCCCATGTGAATGCCTGGTTCCTGTGaggaccagaagaaggcattagtcCAAAGAACTGTACAATTAGACTGCTGTGAATAActggtggatgctgggaatcagactcagaCAGGTCCTTTGCAAGTGCAGCCACTGTACTTAGCCAAGAGCAAGTTCTAAATTCTACAATATTTTACTTCATGTTTATAACTTTACTCAATAAAAGTGCTTTCTGCTATAAAATGGAAATTATAAAAGACCTAACTGCAAGTTGAAGGCTGGTGACACAgatctttaatgccagcactcgggaagcagacgcaggcagttctctgtgaattcaagagcagcctggtctatataaaaCTATACATAGAAATcctattttgagaaaaatgaaaaagtaaaagaagtaattaatatttaacaaaataaaaatataaatgaatgcatATTTAAATTCTTATGATGATGATTTAGTAAGCAGTCAATAAATTTAGCAAGGATTAAGTCTCTATGACATAATCCcatgattttacattttaatcatcTATTATAATAAACATTGctattttgaaaagatttatattattttatgttaatttatctccttatttctgtgaagaaaatgTTGCAGGTAACATAGCATAGCTGTAAATATCAAAGGACTGCATAGAAGTGTGAGTTCTCACCTGTCACCACAGAGTTCAAGGAATAAAACTAGCTGTCAGCTGTCAGGCTTGAATGCAAGAGTGATTATCTGAAAGCCCATCTCACCAGGCAAAATCTCATGATTTTACATCTTTAACTTAATGAGAATTAAGAATGTTTATAATATCCAccataaataaaagttatttattattagtaataCATTTTAGCTTATTTgattaaataaattgaaaaatgcAATGTGTAGAAATGAATAAACAATGAGAACCCTGAGTAAAACATGGATTGTTGATCCAATTTTTGAATGATAAATTAGCATGTAATGCTCTCAGTGTTTGTATGAAATAAAATTGAGTGAAACATTTAATAATCTCTTTCTATTCTGTCTCCATCACAGCCTTAATCTACCAGCAGCTACACTGCCCCATGGCTTTTCTGGAGGATAGAAACCACACTACAGTGACAGAGTTCATTTTATTGGGTTTAACAAATGACCCAGGCCTTAGAGTCATCATTTTTACCATCATCCTGTGCATCTACCTGGTGACTGTGTCTGGGAACCTCAGCACCATCCTTCTCATCAGAGTCTCTTCCCAGCTCCATCAccccatgtacttttttctcagcCACTTGGCTTCTGTTGACATGGGCCTTTCATCTTCTGTCACACCCAATATGCTTATCAACTTTCTAACAGAGAGAAATACAATTTCCTACCTTGGATGTGGTATCCAGCAGAGCCTGGCTGATTTTTTTGGGTCAGTTGAATGCTTCCTTCTGGCTGCCATGGCTTATGATCGCTTCATGGCAGTTTGCAACCCACTGCTTTATTCCACCAAAATGTCCACACAAGTCTGTATCCAGTTGGTTTTGGGATCTTATATAGGGGTTTGCTTAATGCTTCCCTCATcatgttttactttttctcttttctcttctgtggaCCAAATAGAGTTGAtcattttttttgtgattttgctCCTTTGGTGGAACTCTCCTGTTCTGATGTGAGTGTCTCTGTAGTTGTTATCTCATTTTCTGCAGGCTCAGTTACTATGATCACAGTGTTTGTCATAGCTGTCTCCTATTCTTACATTCTCATCACCATCCTGAAGATGCGCTCAGTTGAGGGCCGACACAAGGCCTTTTCCACCTGCACCTCCCACCTCACTGTAGTCACTCTCTACTATGGAACCATTACATTCATTTATGTTATGCCCAAGTCTACATACTCCACCTACCAGAACAAGGTGGTGTCTGTATTCTACATGGTGGTGATCCCCATGTTGAACCCCCTCATCTACAGCCTCAGGAATAATGAGATTAAGGGTGCTATCAAGAGACAGTTTGGTAAGAAAATGTTATGCTAGAGTAATCTCTTTTTTGGTGAATTTAATACACTAACAGCAATTATGCAAGACCAATGTGACCACCATCTCAAGTTATAAGACTTCTCCTTACTCtgctctctctcatctccttttcCTGCCAATACATGTGGCTATTTTGTTTATCGCATTttattttggagtttttttttacatttatttacatttcagtcacAGCTcctttccctccattcctcccagtcccacccttataaTAATAATTCTCTCCCCATTTTCCCCTCACCTTCTGCTCAAAGAAGGGGAGCTCATTCATATACAACCCTGCCCtaggacatctagtcccagcagggaTAGGCATATCCTCTCCTACAGAGGTCCTAAGAGACAGTCCAGTTAGGGAGAATTGGATCCTATGGTAGGGAATATAGTCTAAGTCACTTCTCTACTTGTTAGGGAATCTACATGAAGttcaagctgcacatttgctacaaatgtataATGTTTAGATACAGCTCCTGCATGTTCCCTGGTTGGTAGCCCAGGTTCTGTGAGCCCTCATGATCCCATGTTAATTAGCTCTGTgagtcttcttgtggtgtctttgacccaCAACttgctcacttcttttttttatatttttaatttatttttattggatattatttatttacatttcagatgccatcccctttccccatttctcctccctagaaaacccctatcccatacccccttctcatttttgcttttatacaattttttaatgtcaactaaaggctttataagtttggtaatgctcaatatcaatcaaaagagtaacctaatacccaatctagatatatcaactatctttgactggcggagacatgtgaacattcacctccatgtctggcccccctctctctttctctctcatcacctagctcctcctctccttaggagttattccaattgtggtgagaca from Arvicanthis niloticus isolate mArvNil1 chromosome 1, mArvNil1.pat.X, whole genome shotgun sequence carries:
- the LOC117717115 gene encoding LOW QUALITY PROTEIN: olfactory receptor 5P72-like (The sequence of the model RefSeq protein was modified relative to this genomic sequence to represent the inferred CDS: inserted 1 base in 1 codon); this encodes MAFLEDRNHTTVTEFILLGLTNDPGLRVIIFTIILCIYLVTVSGNLSTILLIRVSSQLHHPMYFFLSHLASVDMGLSSSVTPNMLINFLTERNTISYLGCGIQQSLADFFGSVECFLLAAMAYDRFMAVCNPLLYSTKMSTQVCIQLVLGSYIXGLLNASLIMFYFFSFLFCGPNRVDHFFCDFAPLVELSCSDVSVSVVVISFSAGSVTMITVFVIAVSYSYILITILKMRSVEGRHKAFSTCTSHLTVVTLYYGTITFIYVMPKSTYSTYQNKVVSVFYMVVIPMLNPLIYSLRNNEIKGAIKRQFGKKMLC